The segment AGCGTTGCGTTAAATGATTTCACTCACTTAACTACGAGCACCGGCTTCTTTGTCCTCTCAGCCACGGCTGAGCTAACGCTCCCCAAAATAAGCTTTTTGAATCCCTTATGACCCCTTGTTCCCAAGACTATGAGGTCAACGTCCTCCTCCTCAGCGAACTTAGTGATCACCTCCTCCGGAGGTCCAGTTGCGACCTTGTACTCAATGCTTATCCCAGACTCTATAGCCATCCTCTTGATCTCCTCGGTGTGTAAAGATATTACCTCCCTCTTCTTCCTTAAGTCCTCCTTGTAGTAAGCCTCTATGACGTACTCTCCAGGATCTAACGCCTCAACTACCACTACCTTCGACGAGTGATGTTTGGCCAACTCGATTGCGTGATGCAGGGCCCTCTTAGAGTGGTTTGACCCATCGTAACCAACTAATAATTTTCTATACAGCTTTGATCACTGCTAAATATAATGATTTGCAACAACTTAAACTTTTTGTTTTAAAGTGTTCAGAGTAGATAAAGATATAATGGAAAATTTTTATATAACATATCAAGTTAAATATAAAATAAAAGAACTTTGCGTTATCTGATCAATGATTCTGTGACACGCTTAATAATCCAAAATTTAAAAGCTTAATATGTACGTTTCGGGGCAGTTCCTCCCAGAGCTTCTCAAACCTGAAACCATGATCGACCTCATCGAGAGGGCTAAGCCTGAGAACGTGGCGATCGAGTACTTTGGAACGAACGTGACTTACTCTAAACTATGGGAGATGGCTAGGAGCGTCTCAAACCAGTTGCCGATTGAGAAAGGGGATGTGGTAATGGTCTCCACTCAAAACGTACCCCAGTTCCTCATCTTGGAGCTCTCCATTTGGAGTAAAGGAGGGGTAGTCCTCCCCGTCAATCCGTCCTACTCTGAGACGGAGTTAACTTTCCTTGCTAGGGACTCTAATGCTAAGCTTGCTATCCTATCTTGCGAATCGAACTCACCTGTAGGTCTGAACGTGATTAGGACGAACCCGCAAACCTTTGGCACGATAGAGTGGAAAGTGAAAGAGTGCGAGGACGAGCTAGACTACTCGGGCGAAGGTGGCGAGGTGAGCAGACCTTCTCCCAATGACGTTGCCGTCCTTATGTACACTTCAGGAACTACTGGGAGACCTAAGGGAGTACCGATCACTCACGCTAACCTCTACTCCTCCTCGTTAATTTACAACAGGTGGTTTAAGTTCACAGAGGAGGATAGAGTGTTGGGAGTCTCTCCTTTCTTTCACATCACTGGACAGGTGTTTCACCTAACGTCATCAATTATGGCGAACTCAACCGTAGTTATGACCTATAGGTTCGATCCGAACTCAGCCTTAAGGTCAATCGAGGAGAGCAAAACCACAGTAACGATGATCGTAGCCACCGCTTACAGGGCCATGTTGAAGGCCTACTCGGGTCAAGATCTCTCGTCCATGAGGTTGTGGTCCTCTGGAGGGATGCCTGTCCACAGGTCTTTAGAAGAGCAGTGGAGAGCTAGGTTCGGAACTTGGATATACGTAGCCTGGGGACTAACCGAAACGACCTCCCCGGCAACTCTTTGGCCCTACCCCTACGACGGTAAACTTCCGGGGGACGAGATCGTGAGCTCAGGGATACCAGTTTATAACACCGAAATAAGGGTTGAGGACGAACTGCTGGTCAGAGGACCGCAAGTGGTGAAAGGTTACCTCAACTCGGAACCCTTTAAGGACGGGTGGCTTCCCACAGGAGACGTAGGTGAGGTGAGGAACGGATGGGTGTACGTGTTGGATAGGAAAAAGGACGTCATCGTAACTTCTGGGTTCAAGGTCATGCCCAGAGAGGTGGAGGAGGTCCTCCTTCTTCACCCCGCGATAGAGGACGCTGCTGTAGTTGGTGCTCCGGACGAGTACAGAGGGGAGTCAGTTATCGCGTATGTCAAGTTGAAAGAGGGGTTTAAGACGAACGTGGAGGAGATAATAGGTTTCTGCAGAACTAAGCTAGCTCCTTACAAGGTACCTAGAGAGATAAGATTTGTAAATGAGATCCCGAGGACTGACACAGGGAAGACCTTGAGGAGAGCGTTAAAGTGACCTCATGAGGTCCCTTTCCTCCCTCTCCTTTATATCCTCCTTAACTATGTCGCAGGCCAATATCTGCTTGCTGTGCTTACTGACGTGAGATATAGCTTGATCTAATATGGCCTTAACGTCGTTAGTGACCGAGTAGATCGAGTTCTTCCCCCTTTTCTTAACCTCAACCACCCCGCAGTTCCTTAGACAAGCTAGGTGGTGCGAGATCAGCGATTGGGACTTATTTAGGGAAAGTGAGATCTCTTGAACTGAGGCCTCCCTTTCCAAAAGGAGGAGGACGATCTCCAGGCGAGTGTAGTCAGACAGCGCCGAGAACAAGGATTCGAGCTCAAGTATAAGCGGTTTGTTTTCCATACATTAAAATCCCCCTTTAAGGTTAAAAGCGTATTAGGGTTCACTTAGCGTGAAGTGAAACGTCCTCACTTACGTTAAACCCTCACGGTTCGGGTGAAACGTGTAAACCACTGTTTAACCTTACTTTATTTCCTTTTAAAGAGACATATCATTATGGACTCCAAGTTCCTGTTCAAAGGTAATCTCGTTAGCTTGATAGCGTCCTTAATAATCCTAGCAGGACTTGTACTTCTGGAGATAAACGGTATATCTTTCGCCTTGTCTGGAACCTTCCTAGCGATTATGACCGTGGTGTGGATACTAGCGATACCGTCACTCGTGTCATATCACAGGAGCAAGCTGGAGAGAAGGTGGATCCTTGACTTCTTCGGGATCGCTGCAATGGTTATAACTCTCGTCGGTCTTATCTTAGCTTACCAACGCTCCTTCCTCGGAGTTGAGATCATAGTCCTAGGATACACGCTAGAACCTATCGCTGGGATATCAATCTACCTCACGGCCAACAAGATATCTAAGCTCTACTCCTCCCTCTTCTTCTGGGGAGCGGTGGTCTTCACGTTCGGGTTACCTCTCTACTTTTTCAATTTAGGGGATATATCCATATTTGGGGACGTCGTAAAGATGGTCGGCATAGTGATGTTGATGAGGTCGTACTTACTGAGCAACCTAACGAAACGTTAATATTTTTTCGTATCGATCTCTCCTCGTGAAAACGTACAACCTAGGCTATTACGTAAATTTGATTCAAGGTGACATAACCGAGGTGGAGGCCGACGCCATAGTGAACGCCGCAAACTCTTATCTCTCCCACGGAGGAGGGGTTGCCCTGGCGATAGTGAGGAAAGGAGGTCACGTCATTCAAAGGGAGAGCGATGAGTACGTAAGGAGGCATGGTCCGGTTCCGACGGGGGAGGTCGCGGTGACCTCGGCGGGTTCGTTGAGGGCAAGGTACGTCATTCACGCTGTGGGACCTAGGTTCGGAGAGGAAGGGGAGGATAAGCTAGCCTCCGCCATTCGTAGATCTCTAGAGAAGGGGGAGGAGTTGGGGCTCCACTCTATAGCCCTACCTGCAATATCAACCGGGATATACGGATTCCCTTTAGAGGTTTGCGCTGAGGTCATGGCGTCCACGTTCCTCGATTTCAAGCCCAGGAGCATAAGGAAGGTATTCGTGGTCCTCTATTCGAAGGAGGCGTACGAAAAGTTCCTCAACGTCTTCAACAAGAGGCTGACCCTTTGAGCTGTGACCCTAAAGCAGATCATGTTTTAATATAGAGTCTATATAGTTTATAAAAATTATATTGAGAATTCTTAAAAATTATATTCTAAGAGTTTGTCAGAGCAAAAATGAACTTAAAGGCTTTGTTAGTTTCGTTCCTTTTCATCCTCTCCGTCCTATCCACGGTTCAGCTTAGCGCTGAGAGCTCAAACACTGCCACCCCTATAAAGCACGTAGTGATCCTAATGCTTGAGAATCACGCTTTCGACAGCTTGTTCGGAACCTACCCGTTCGGTTACCCTGTAATAGAGAACAACATCACCTTATCCTTAATGAGGCCTGTAAACTACATCTACAACGTTTCACTTCTTCAAGAGCTCATTAACGATAGGGGGAACGTCTCGTGGATCTCACTACCTGACGGAAATGGAGTCCTCCATCCCTATTACGCTAACTCCACGGTGCTAAAGGACCCAGTTGAGGGTTACGTCAACTATCATGAGGATTGGAACTGGGGGAAGATGAACGGGTTCGTTAACGGCTCCGGTCCACAGTCCTTGGCTTACGTTTCTTACGAGCAAGTGCCTGTCCTATGGGACTACGCTGAGGAATACGTGCTTTTCGATAACTACTTCTCCGCCACGCTTAGCGTAACCGTACCTAACAGGATAGCTATGATCACGGGTTACCCAACTCAAGTGGAGAGCGACTCACCGCAATTCAACGAGATACCTTACAACTCCTCGATCTTGTACCAGCTTTCCAAGTACAACGTGAGTTGGGACTGGTACGAGTACGGTTACTCAAGAGACTTTCAACTGATCTCTCCTGATCTATACCTAGGGTACAACAACACGGCTCCGTTACCTGTGAGCTTATTGACTAACTCCTCTCAGTGGAACTCTCACTATCTAGATCTTACTGACTTCATAGATTCTGCAGAGAGAGGGGACCTGCCTTCGGTTTCTTTCGTAATGTTCACCGGTCCTGCCGGTTACGATACTCACGTCCCTGGGCTTGACATGCACCCTCCTTTCAACACCACGATCTCTATGATTGCGCTAACCAAGGTGATTAACGCCGTGATGACGGGGCCAGATTGGAACTCGACGGTTATATTCATCACCTTTGATGAAGGTGGAGGATATTTCGATCAGGTAATCCCTCCAATAGTTTACGGCTACGGGTTGGCCAACGCTCCTACCATCTCTAAGGTCATGCCGGGTTACTTCACGTTAGGTCAGAGGATACCCACTATCTTGATCTCTCCATACGCTAAGGAAGGTTTCGTAGATAACTACACCTCTTCGGACTACTCAATCCTCGCGTTCATAGATTACAACTGGAGGTTGCCTTATCTTAACCCTATAGTTGAAGAGTTTGGAGCGAACTCCATTATCAACGCGTTCAACTTCACCAAGCCTAGGGCACCCATAATCCTAACCCCTGAGAATTGGACCTATCCTCTTAAGCTGCAATACCCCATTCATTACGGATACGTGGCTACAGTAAACAATAACTACACTATTTACAATGAAATCTATAAGGTTAAAGGGTTAGGCGAGTTCACCCTCCCTTCATATTTCGTTCAGGCTAACGCCTACTCCGGCGAGGCGAGCGGATCGATTTCATCTCCCAGTGAGGCGGGCGGATCGGGTTCGTTTAGCCTACTCTTGCTAATTCCGATACTTGTAGTGATAATAGCGGTGGGGATCTACCTGGAGAGGAGAAGGTAAAGTCGTTTTAGTCATATATATAACTCTATATAATCTATTTAATCTATTTAGGATACCTTTTTCTAAGAGACGTAGTTATAACCCCCTATGGATTACCTTATCTTAGGAATAATATTGGGCGTAGTTCAGGGGATAAGTGAGTGGCTCCCGATAAGTAGCAAAACTCAAATCTTGATAGTCTCGACTTTCCTCCTCGGTATACCGTTCAGTATAGCTTACTCTTTCGGACTCTTCATGGAAATAGGGACGATATTCGCTGCGATCGTTTACTTTAGGAAAGTCATATGGGGAATACTTAAGGCGTTGATCGGGAAAGGAACTAAAGAGGACCTCCTCCTTTTGAAGGCTTTGGTCGTTATCACCGTGATAACTGGTCTCATAGGGGTTCCGATATTCGTTGCCGTCGAGAGGCTAGTTAACTCCCCAGCCTTAGGGATCCCAATGGCGATGCTCGGCCTTGTGTTGATAGCTGACGCTGTAGTTATCTACTTCTCAAGGAGGGGAAGACCTCAAAGGGAGTTGAGGGACATAACGCTAAAGGACATGATCATAGTTGGGATAGCTCAGGGGTTGGCTGCCCTACCGGGTGTGAGCAGATCAGGGATGACAACTTCGTCCCTTCTCCTACTAGGGGTAAAGCCTGACGACTCGTTCAAGCTCTCTTTCCTCTCTTTGATCCCTGCGGCCCTAGGAGCGATAGCTGTGACGATACTCTTCAGCAAAAGTGAGGTTATACAGGCCCTCCACTTGATCGATTTAGGCGGGTTGATAACCTCGATTGCCGTAGCGACGTTAATTAGTCTATTGCTGATTGATGGGCTCTTAAAGTTCGCTAAAAGTAAGAGGATACTAACGCTGATCTTGACTTTAGGACTGCTGGCCGTTTTGAGCGGAGCGTTGACCGCTATCTTCGGTTAACTCCTTATTACGCAAGCTGCTGACTTGTCAACCAATCTAGGGGCCAACTGCTCAGACAATAAGTAGACATGGTAGTTCCTTTCCTTACCGATATGCTCTATACTCAGAGATGTGTTCACCACGATTTCGAATCCTCTCTTGCTCAGGAGCACGATCTCCCTATCGCCCACTGCGTTCGTTGCTATAACTTTGCCTATCTCTTTTATCATCTCTATCTCGTAAGTACCTGTCCTATCGACCACCCTGAACGTCTTAGAGAACGTTGATGGAGACATCAAGATCGAAATATCCTTTTCGAACCCCCCGCTTGCGAGGACCTCGTAACCTCTTACAACGTCGTTCAAAACGTTCCCCGGCTGTGACCAGTCCACTCCGGTTATCTCAGTTCCTAACTTATATATGGAAAACGGATGGCCTTTTAACAGTAGGTTGTTTTCAAGGTCGGTGAAAGTCTTACCGGCAATGGTCGCCACCCTTCGCATCTCAGATAAATGGCCAGAATTAAACTTGACCTCTAGAGATACGTAAGGAATTTCGGCTGTGCTCAAGACCTTGGTTTGGACAACGCTCTCTCCAATTGAGACTTCAGATAAGGAGATGGTGGTGGAGCTTGAGCTAACTATGCTGCCTAACTCAAATACAACTCGGTTCGAATTGACGCTTTCCATCAGCGGTCCTATGGGATCCCAATCCCAACCTGAATACTCAACTAACTTGAGAGGGGTCGGGAGTCCAAGCGTTAAGTTCTTATGAGTTCTTTCACGTGATCCATACTCTTCCCTCAAGTTTATCTCAATTTGATTTGAGTCCCGTGAGAGTTTACCGAGCGTCCTTAAGAGCTCTTCAAGTTGAGTTATCTTCTCTCGGGTTATCTTATCATGAATCCTCTTCAGCTGGGGATCCTTAATGAGTTCGTTTTGCTGTAAGTGAGAATTTAACGTTTCCACCTCAGTAGCTAGAACGTTACCTATTGCCTTCATCTTTTCATCCCGATCTAACTCCTCCTCTGTAGTTGAGGGATCTTTTGACGACATAAGTAGGAAAGCCCCTCTCTATTATTAAAGTTACCTAGTTTGAAACAACTTCAATATTAAACTTAAGCTTTTCACTTTTTAGATATTTGAGAAGGTTTAATTTCACGTTCAATGTCTTAAACGAACGGCTGGTCACCTGAGCGTGCTAGCGTTCAACTTAAGCTTTTCACTTTTTAGATATTTGAGAAGGTTTAATTTCACGTTCAATGTCGTGAAAACGTCTAAATACACGGAAGGAACGCATCAACGTTCGTCTAGACGCTTGTAAGTTAACCTTTTTATCGTCAGTAAGAGCTCTATGATATGAAGCCCTCCGTTAAGGACCTCAAGGAGATCTTCAAGCCTAAACTCAAGCCCATAATTTGGAACGAAGAGGGTAAGCTAACTCTTCTCGATCAGTCAGCCCTGCCGTTCGAGACGGCTTTCGTTACCTTAAGCTCACCTGATGAGGTGGCAGCTGCTATAAGGACCATGAAGGTTAGAGGCGCTCCAGCTATCGGGATAACCGCATCCTTCGCCATGGTCTTAGCGATAAAGAACGAGAGTAACTTAAACCAGGCGTTAGTTGCTTTGAGCAGAGCCAAACCCATCCTGGATAACGCCAGGCCGACCGCCGTTAACTTGAGTTGGGCCACTTCTCACATGCTCTCCACAGCGAGAGCTCTCGTGGAGAAGGGGGAAGTAAGGAACACGAGGGAATTATGGAGCTCCCTAGAGGCTGAGGCTAAGAGGATATACAATGAGGAGCTAGAAGCTGAGCTTCAGATGGGACTGTACGGGTTAGATAAGATAAGTGATGGGGATACGGTTTTAACTCAATGCAACGCTGGAGGGTTAGCTACGGGAACCGGTTTGGGTACAGCTTTGGCTCCAGTTAAGATAGCTCACGCTTTAGGTATAAAAGTCTCAGTAATAGCTCCTGAAACTAGGCCTTGGCTTCAAGGGAGCAGGCTAACCGTATACGAGCTAATGACGGATGGGGTACCGGTTACTTTGATATCCGACACGGCTGTCGGGTTAGTCATGTACCAAAGGATGGTTAACAGCGTGATGGTAGGAGCTGACAGGATATTACAGGACGGACACGTTTACAACAAGATAGGGACTTTCAAGGAGGCCGTCATAGCTCACGAGTTGGGAATACCCTTCTACGTTTTGGCCCCCGTCACGACGTTTGACTTGAAAAGCAGGGCCGAAGACGTGATCATTGAGGAGAGGGACCCCAACGAGGTCAGAACAGTGAGGGGGGTCCCTATAGCCCCTGAAGGAGTTAACGTCTACAACCCCGTCTTTGACGTAACGCCTCCTAAGTACGTTACTGCCCTGATAACGGAAAAAGGGGTTATCTACCCTCCCTTCGAGAAGAACGTAAGGAAAGTAATTGAAAGATGAAACTAAGTGAGGTACAGTCAGTTAAGGTTTACCCTCTTCGTTAGGTACTTGAACGCTACGCTTCCTATCAAAGTGGTGAGTATTGCCATGAAAACGAGACTTCCGAACTCCTCATTGTTGATCACGCCCATCGATATGCCTATGGACGCTATGACCAAACCGGTCTCTCCTCTAGGGGTCATCCCTATCGCAACGAAGTTGGCCTTCTTGAAGTCCTTAAACTTGGCGTAGGCGAACGGGAAGACTCCTAACCACTTGAAGATGAAGGCTATTGCGGTCAGCTCCAGTGACAGCAAAAGGACCCCCACGTTGAGCTCATGAAGGTTTACCTCAGCCCCGACAGTTACGAAGAATATAGAACCGAAAACTCCTAACAGAACGTTATTTATTTCCTTTATCTTCTCAGTCTTGTAACTCTCCGCAAAGGCCACTCCAGCAACGAACGCCGCTATAATTGGCGCGTAACCTAACGAGATCATCAACAGGACCAACCCGAAGAGAACCACGAACGAGAACTCTATCAGATAGTTCTCGCTTACTCTGTTTGATATCCTAGGGACAAAGTAAAGTGAAGCCAACAGGATTATAACCCAGATTAGAACTAAAGTAGCTATCTTAAACCCAAACTGAAATAAAGTAAGCTTTTCCCCTTGAACTACGGTCAAAACGGTCGAAAGCAAAAGGAAGTCTACAACGTCGTCCACAGCTGCAGACGAGAAGAGGAAATCTATTGGCCCTCCCTTAAGCTTCTCCGTCTCGATAATCGAGATCAAGGCAGCGAGGCTGGTGGCACCTAAAGAAGTACCTATAAAAAGAGCTGAGCTCTCACCTAGGCTTTTAGAGTAGATCATGTACCCGGCGAAAAAGGGGAAGAGAGCGCCTAACGTAGCTCCCAAGAAGCCAAAGAGCCCAGAAGACTTTATCGGGGCGATCCCGTGCTCCATTCCTGACGTGAAGATTAAAAGAAGTATTGAAAATTCGGCAATGAAGATGACGAAGTCGTTCAATCCGATTAATGAGTAACCTAGAACTGGGTTTATTACCAGAGCTAAGAAACTTACTAAGATCCCTACGAGGATCTCTCCCACTAATTGAGGGAGGTTATACCTAGACAGGAACGCTCTAACTACTTCCGCCAACAGGATGAAGAGGGATATGTTGAAGAGCGCAACGTATATCTCATTCATGATTCTGTAAAACTTATTTTATCTTAAAAGTTCGATTTAGGAACGTTTAGAAATTAAATTAAGTTTTAGGTTGGGACTCAAGGATAAGCTTCTTATACGCGTACTTAACGTTGATCTCCTTCAACGCCTCATCTATGAGCTTAGGCATGTTACTGAATAAATCGAACCAGGTGTTTTGAGAGGTCCAGGCTCTCGCCTCCAACGTCACACCGTTTTCAGAGAACGATACTGGGAAAACGACTACCTTTGGCTCAACCAAGACGAACCACTGTTGGTTAAGCTTATCTGTCACAGATTGGACTACCTTAGTAATGTCATTCTCTTGAAAGACAGTGAACTGCACTCTAACTAACCTCACGATAGATCTAGAGAAGTTAGTCAATAGTGACGTAAACACTAGGTTGTTAGGAACCCTGATGAACTGTCCCTCCCATGTATATATCGTAGTTGACATTATTCCTATGTCCGTGACCAACCCCACATTATCTTGATACCTTATCCAGTCACCGACTTTGAACGGTCTCTCTACGGCTATGAGTAAGCCTGCGAAGAAGTTTGAGAGCGTGCTTTGGAGCGCTAAACCTAAGATTATGCTCACCACTCCACCCGCTATCAACAGGCTCGTCACGTCTATCCCAGCAATCCCCACTGCGGTGGCTAGGCCTATTGCGATCACAATGTAGTATATTGCCTTACTTATGCTCTGAGTGGTGTGAGCTGGTAGCTCTCCGTGAAGTCTTCTCCTAACTAGCACGGATAGGACCCTAGCGATCAGTATAGAGGAGATCACTATAACAAGGGCTTCTAGATAAAGTAGGTAGTTCACTGATCTCACCATTAAGTTCCTTCTGAAAGCTCTAATTGCCTTGTGAAAGCCGTAAGAGGAGTGTGATCGTAAAGTTTAGCCCCCTCAACTGAGGGCTTATTCGTGTGTTTCACTAAAGCGAGTCCTTTCTTTATCCTTTCCATTTTAATCAGTTCTCCATAAACGGCCCCGTCTTTGCTGAACAGGGAGTAAAAGGAGGTGTTGAATATTATGGTCTTTATATCTCCAATGCTCTCCGAATCGTTAACGATCTCAACCTTCGTTAAAGCCCTATCGTTCTCAGTTGACGTGATCCTATCGTAGACCCTGGACGTCCAATACCTATAGACGAAACCGCTCTTTATCGAACCGTAGAGTGAGTACTTCTTAGGAAACCTCTCCACTGTGAACAAAAGTCTGTAGTTCTTACCATCCGTCGCGAACACACCTATATCAAGAGGGATCTCAACGAAGAAGGAAGTTTGTGATTTCGCTGGGATTATAACAGGGGAGTCCAGCACCACTCCTAATATGTTAGTAACGCTCTTATTTACGCTTATTATTGGGAGCTGAACTACCTTCAGGTTGTCGGGTATGTAAAACTTCTTATCGTTGTATTCGTAAAGGATCATCACTATCCCAATCTCCATTATGGATAATAAGGTTTTTAATATCAGAGTTTGAGCTCTGACGTAGTCAGAATGTAAACGGCTACGCCGTACTTAAACACATAAAGTGAGTGAAGGCTATGATGGACGTAAAACTGAAACTTACTCTTCACATGACGTTAGCCCTAGTCCTCACCTTACCATCCGTAGGGGATTATAGTGATCGTTTTGGACTCTATCTTTAAGATCCCTCTAATTTCCGTCCTTCCCCTCCTGGTGACGTTTTGGCTGATTCAGTGGCTCGTTTCCCCTTACGTTATTAGGAAAAAGGCTCACGAGGTTAGCCCATATGACGCCGAATACGGATGGGTAGCAAATATAGTTTCAGATATATCAAGGGTTTCAGGTATACCCCCCAGGGTTTTCCTGATTGACGCCCCCTATCCCAATGCCTTCGCCTATGGGAACAGCGTAAGTGAGAGAAGAATTTGAATAACGGTACCGTTATTTAAGGTGTTAACCAAGGAGGAGCTGTCCGCAGTTTCAGCCCATGAAATAGGTCACATAAAACATGAGGACGTAGAGATAGGAACCACACTGGTCCTTATCCCCACAGCCCTGGGATACATAAGCACTATACCAATAAACCTAGGTGTCCTGGCAATAACAATAGCAGCGGACCAATTTCACCTTCTCCTTGCGACTTTTCTCCTAACTCTAGGAATCGTACTGTTAGCCGCGACCTTTACGCTAAAGATATTCGTCTTGTGGTTTAACAGATTGAGGGAGCTCTACGCTGATTACAACTCGTTTATAGTCCTAGGCGAAGGGTAAAAAGCGCTCACGACTGCGTTAGCTAAAATTGAGATTTATGTGCAAAACAAAAGCTTGACCCTTTCACTGGAATAATCGTGACCGCTACGCCTGTGAAGTTAGAGGAGGATCCCTATCTCTTGCTTAATCTTGGTTAAATAAGAAGGTGAGTCTCTCAACGGACCTTTTCTTCACTCACCCACATCCTGCTAGGAGGGTTCAAACGAATGGCTTAGTGTATCGAAGGACTTGACAAAACCTCAAGGCTCAAACCTGGAAAGTCTTTAACTTAGAAGCGTTAAGATTTAAATAGGTATGCACAAAATTCACTTGTGGATTCAAACCCCTTTAGTAAAGACCTGGATAAATTTTCTTGGTCCAAGGTCCATACCTATGCCTTTATAGCTTTTTCAGCCGGGTTCTTCCTTGAGGCCTACATTTTCGGTATGGCCTCAATTGCCACCGGTTGGGTATCCATTCCTAAGTTTCTAACTAGCGTTCTCCTAAGTTGGGCACCGTTATGGTTAATAATAGGTATAATAGTGACTGGTCCCCTCTCTGACAAGCTGGGAAGGAAAACAATGTTTTACCTCACGATGGCTCTATACGGCGTTGGAGCCATTGGACTCATGTTCAGCTACACCTACTTGATGCTACTAGTCTTCCTGGCTATGATGCTTTTCTCCGCAGGAGGAGAAATGAACACCATCATGGTGGCAACGCACGAGATCATGCCTAGGAAACATAGAAGCAAGGCGTTCTTCCTGGAGCTGAACTTCATCAACATAGGAGGTTTTGTACTAGGACTGATAGGATATCTAGTTCAGAACCAATCCGTTCTCTTCCAAAGGGTGATGATTGGAGCTACCGTGCTCATAGTTCTCGCGATTCTCGTTTACACAAGGATAAACCTACCTGAATCGGTGAGGTGGTTGGAGAAGCAGGGGAGGTTTAAGGACGCTGAGAGGGAGATAAGGAAGTACTTCAACGACGTGAAGGTTATATCCCAGGATGAGCTTAGACCTAAGGTTAGGGTTCCAGCGCTCCCGATGTGGTTCAAGCTCATGGTAGTGATATTGATAGCCGCTGCCAACACTATAGGTTACGGGTTGATGACCTACGTCCTAGGACCTTACTACTTCTCTAGTCAAACCGCCTTGATCATATTGGTCGCTAACGCTGCTGAGATGGCAGTAGGGTTCGTGATCGGTCTGTTAGCTGACGTGCTCAGCAGGAAACTCTTGCTCCTAGTCTCTTTCTTGGGGGCGACCGGGATGACGTTCCTGATCATGGGTACTATACCTTTCTGGAGCTCGAGTCTTTCGCTCTTTTACTCCCTTCTGGTCTTACTCAACCTGTTCGTTGGAGTGTCCTACCTGACTGAGGACGCGCTCAAGAGTGAGATCTGGCCTACGTTGAGGAGAGGTACCATAACGGCGGTAGCCAGGTTCGTTTCAATAGGGGCCTACATCCCCACTATATACCTCACTAGTAACTTAAGTATAACCCAATACACTCTGTTTAACGGTTTGGTGTGGGCTGTGGGAACTGTGGCTGCCGTACTGTGGTTCATCAAAGGCTACGAGACCGGAAAGGGCGTAAGCGTTGACGAGATCTCAGGTGAGGCAGAGGGAGCTAAGGTTTAGAGACTCTCTTAAAGTTAGGTCTGCCGTCACCTTTAACCGCAATCACTTCCTCCCCTATTTCGACCTTATCTAAC is part of the Metallosphaera cuprina Ar-4 genome and harbors:
- a CDS encoding encapsulin, which produces MSSKDPSTTEEELDRDEKMKAIGNVLATEVETLNSHLQQNELIKDPQLKRIHDKITREKITQLEELLRTLGKLSRDSNQIEINLREEYGSRERTHKNLTLGLPTPLKLVEYSGWDWDPIGPLMESVNSNRVVFELGSIVSSSSTTISLSEVSIGESVVQTKVLSTAEIPYVSLEVKFNSGHLSEMRRVATIAGKTFTDLENNLLLKGHPFSIYKLGTEITGVDWSQPGNVLNDVVRGYEVLASGGFEKDISILMSPSTFSKTFRVVDRTGTYEIEMIKEIGKVIATNAVGDREIVLLSKRGFEIVVNTSLSIEHIGKERNYHVYLLSEQLAPRLVDKSAACVIRS
- a CDS encoding S-methyl-5-thioribose-1-phosphate isomerase, producing MKPSVKDLKEIFKPKLKPIIWNEEGKLTLLDQSALPFETAFVTLSSPDEVAAAIRTMKVRGAPAIGITASFAMVLAIKNESNLNQALVALSRAKPILDNARPTAVNLSWATSHMLSTARALVEKGEVRNTRELWSSLEAEAKRIYNEELEAELQMGLYGLDKISDGDTVLTQCNAGGLATGTGLGTALAPVKIAHALGIKVSVIAPETRPWLQGSRLTVYELMTDGVPVTLISDTAVGLVMYQRMVNSVMVGADRILQDGHVYNKIGTFKEAVIAHELGIPFYVLAPVTTFDLKSRAEDVIIEERDPNEVRTVRGVPIAPEGVNVYNPVFDVTPPKYVTALITEKGVIYPPFEKNVRKVIER
- a CDS encoding DUF432 domain-containing protein, whose amino-acid sequence is MEIGIVMILYEYNDKKFYIPDNLKVVQLPIISVNKSVTNILGVVLDSPVIIPAKSQTSFFVEIPLDIGVFATDGKNYRLLFTVERFPKKYSLYGSIKSGFVYRYWTSRVYDRITSTENDRALTKVEIVNDSESIGDIKTIIFNTSFYSLFSKDGAVYGELIKMERIKKGLALVKHTNKPSVEGAKLYDHTPLTAFTRQLELSEGT
- a CDS encoding mechanosensitive ion channel family protein; translated protein: MNYLLYLEALVIVISSILIARVLSVLVRRRLHGELPAHTTQSISKAIYYIVIAIGLATAVGIAGIDVTSLLIAGGVVSIILGLALQSTLSNFFAGLLIAVERPFKVGDWIRYQDNVGLVTDIGIMSTTIYTWEGQFIRVPNNLVFTSLLTNFSRSIVRLVRVQFTVFQENDITKVVQSVTDKLNQQWFVLVEPKVVVFPVSFSENGVTLEARAWTSQNTWFDLFSNMPKLIDEALKEINVKYAYKKLILESQPKT
- a CDS encoding cation:proton antiporter, which produces MNEIYVALFNISLFILLAEVVRAFLSRYNLPQLVGEILVGILVSFLALVINPVLGYSLIGLNDFVIFIAEFSILLLIFTSGMEHGIAPIKSSGLFGFLGATLGALFPFFAGYMIYSKSLGESSALFIGTSLGATSLAALISIIETEKLKGGPIDFLFSSAAVDDVVDFLLLSTVLTVVQGEKLTLFQFGFKIATLVLIWVIILLASLYFVPRISNRVSENYLIEFSFVVLFGLVLLMISLGYAPIIAAFVAGVAFAESYKTEKIKEINNVLLGVFGSIFFVTVGAEVNLHELNVGVLLLSLELTAIAFIFKWLGVFPFAYAKFKDFKKANFVAIGMTPRGETGLVIASIGISMGVINNEEFGSLVFMAILTTLIGSVAFKYLTKRVNLN
- a CDS encoding MFS transporter → MDSNPFSKDLDKFSWSKVHTYAFIAFSAGFFLEAYIFGMASIATGWVSIPKFLTSVLLSWAPLWLIIGIIVTGPLSDKLGRKTMFYLTMALYGVGAIGLMFSYTYLMLLVFLAMMLFSAGGEMNTIMVATHEIMPRKHRSKAFFLELNFINIGGFVLGLIGYLVQNQSVLFQRVMIGATVLIVLAILVYTRINLPESVRWLEKQGRFKDAEREIRKYFNDVKVISQDELRPKVRVPALPMWFKLMVVILIAAANTIGYGLMTYVLGPYYFSSQTALIILVANAAEMAVGFVIGLLADVLSRKLLLLVSFLGATGMTFLIMGTIPFWSSSLSLFYSLLVLLNLFVGVSYLTEDALKSEIWPTLRRGTITAVARFVSIGAYIPTIYLTSNLSITQYTLFNGLVWAVGTVAAVLWFIKGYETGKGVSVDEISGEAEGAKV